The following coding sequences are from one Dermacentor silvarum isolate Dsil-2018 chromosome 4, BIME_Dsil_1.4, whole genome shotgun sequence window:
- the LOC119449896 gene encoding venom peptide isomerase heavy chain-like: MDPETVVKPLSWFVSRPFKRSAVVVIAGAAVVLLQLSLVRCETDWTEFEPKACRAAVSGGGKGRTPGLCVPLTWCPPLVAAAGRGRRPRSCGFHESSLLVCCPSADVVNPTTSNTGTLSPRQPPADEGPRNEPGCGAVVDDPGVVTNGPNGGVRLTRSTWPWMAAIFKADKFICGGSLLDRNTVLTAAHCFPDLRDDAGMYKVRVGIFEVNETVSSHSANLPVRWIRLHDRYRVDRHYNDIALVKTATKASYGSHIGAVCLPQPDLKLGGQVVVLGWGHTAFGGRYAHRLQEGRVSVISNEECDEIMRRSSSYKVATPDGITEDFVCAVNHTGVDACQGDSGGPLLALGLDFRWNVVGVVSFGIGCGGRFPGAYSRVTTFLDWIARNRD; this comes from the exons ATGGACCCTGAGACGGTCGTCAAGCCGCTTTCCTGGTTCGTTTCCCGCCCATTCAAGAGGTCCGCTGTTGTCGTCATTGCTGGCGCTGCCGTCGTTCTCCTCCAGCTCTCACTAG TTCGGTGCGAAACGGACTGGACCGAGTTCGAGCCCAAGGCGTGCCGGGCCGCGGTGAGTGGGGGTGGCAAGGGCCGCACTCCCGGCCTGTGCGTGCCCCTGACCTGGTGCCCACCCCTGGTGGCGGCGGCCGGTCGCGGGCGCCGACCGCGCTCGTGCGGCTTCCACGAGAGCTCGCTGCTGGTGTGCTGCCCGTCGGCCGACGTGGTGAACCCGACGACGTCGAACACAGGCACGCTATCTCCCAGGCAGCCACCCGCTGACGAGGGCCCCCGGAACGAGCCAG GCTGCGGCGCCGTGGTCGACGATCCAGGGGTGGTCACTAACGGACCGAATGGAGGCGTGAGGCTTACGAGGTCTACGTGGCCTTGGATG GCGGCCATATTCAAAGCCGACAAGTTCATCTGTGGTGGTTCTCTATTGGATCGCAATACGGTGCTGACGGCGGCTCATTGCTTCCCCGACCTCAGGGATGA TGCCGGAATGTACAAGGTGCGTGTGGGCATCTTTGAGGTGAACGAGACGGTGAGTTCGCACAGCGCCAACCTTCCCGTCCGCTGGATCCGGCTGCATGATCGCTACCGGGTGGACCGGCACTACAACGACATTGCGCTCGTGAAGACCGCCACCAAGGCTTCCTACGGGAGCCACATCGGCGCGGTGTGCCTGCCGCAGCCGGACCTCAAGCTCGGTGGACAGGTCGTCGTGCTCGGCTGGGGACACACGGCTTTCG GTGGTCGGTACGCGCACCGTCTGCAGGAAGGTCGTGTGTCGGTCATCAGCAACGAGGAGTGCGACGAGATCATGCGCAGATCGTCCAGCTACAAGGTCGCCACACCTGACGGCATCACCGAGGACTTCGTGTGCGCCGTCAACCACACGGGCGTCGACGCTTGCCAG GGTGACTCAGGGGGACCCTTGCTGGCTCTGGGCCTCGACTTCCGGTGGAACGTGGTGGGAGTGGTGTCGTTCGGCATCGGTTGCGGCGGCCGCTTTCCCGGAGCCTATTCGCGCGTCACAACCTTCCTCGACTGGATCGCCCGGAACAGGGACTGA